CTGGGCGCTTCAGATGGCGTACCAGATCGGCTACTTGGGCGAGGGGGACTTCGAGCACCTCGATCGGGTCATTCCCTGGCCGGACAAACTGATCCCGCTAGAGACACCGGAAGTCGATGACCGCAGTCACCTGGCCGATTCGCCAACCGGGTTGCACGTGATCAAGAGCCACCTGGAAGCGGCCTACGTGCCCTACCGGGAAGAGGCCAAGTACATCACGGTGGTGCGCGACCCCAAGGACATGCTGGTGTCGCTCGTGCATTTCGAGAACGGCTTCAACCAGTTGTTGTTTGACGACATCGTGCCGCCGCAGGTGTGGATAGACACGTTCATCAGCGACAACTTCATCTACCAGCCCTGGCCGATGTTCATCGACAGTTGGTGGTCCATCAGTGACCGGGACAACGTCCTGGTGCTCATCTACGAGGAGATGCAGGCGGACCCGCGCGGCACCATCCGTCAGTTGGCCACGTTCCTGGGCATCGACCTGAC
The window above is part of the Pseudomonadota bacterium genome. Proteins encoded here:
- a CDS encoding sulfotransferase domain-containing protein; its protein translation is MADEVLDEIKALYATQDYAKIVEVWGRDLSNSADFKRAAYQHYTPGKGDVVVSTYPKSGTTWALQMAYQIGYLGEGDFEHLDRVIPWPDKLIPLETPEVDDRSHLADSPTGLHVIKSHLEAAYVPYREEAKYITVVRDPKDMLVSLVHFENGFNQLLFDDIVPPQVWIDTFISDNFIYQPWPMFIDSWWSISDRDNVLVLIYEEMQADPRGTIRQLATFLGIDLTEAQVDKVAAKSDFAYMKANNHKFDPPAWDSGFVPLIREGKTGSAKQLLTTAQQAQVDAHCLGEFARLGSSFPYAEKFTVVTDVDSD